Proteins from a genomic interval of Treponema brennaborense DSM 12168:
- a CDS encoding P-loop NTPase, with translation MVNIIPVASGKGGVGKSAVSANLAIALAQKGKQVILCDFDFGGANLHTLLGLKNNHAGMGNFIYRQQNSLAELLQETQTENLRFIAGDCLFPGTANMDFFIKKKIMKELSLLPADYVLLDLGGGSSYNILDFYLMTYNSLLVTTPEITSIMNAYSFLKASVFRFFTQQFPAKSAERKAVADFIQSVLTGTESSFTALIETICRSYPESGEKARLELERFNPQVVLNCGSSAQDLEMGRRLRSLVRTKLNIRMDFIGFIPKDPNVPVAVARRTPLYLLEPQSPFSIGIGRTAERMLAYEYGVNDTLVPDEEDGDLEQLKSEYIAAAQET, from the coding sequence ATGGTGAATATCATTCCTGTCGCGAGCGGCAAAGGTGGCGTTGGTAAAAGTGCGGTATCGGCAAATCTTGCAATAGCTCTTGCCCAAAAAGGAAAACAGGTCATACTCTGCGATTTCGACTTCGGCGGTGCCAATCTGCACACATTGCTGGGATTGAAAAACAATCACGCGGGTATGGGTAATTTTATTTACCGTCAGCAGAATTCACTTGCGGAACTGCTTCAAGAAACCCAGACGGAAAACCTGCGGTTTATCGCCGGAGACTGCCTCTTTCCGGGAACCGCGAACATGGATTTCTTTATCAAGAAAAAAATAATGAAAGAATTGTCGCTGCTGCCCGCTGATTATGTTTTGCTGGATCTCGGCGGAGGCAGTTCGTACAACATTCTCGACTTTTATTTGATGACGTACAATTCGCTTTTGGTCACCACACCGGAAATTACGTCCATCATGAACGCATACTCGTTTCTGAAAGCATCCGTCTTCCGCTTTTTTACCCAGCAATTTCCGGCAAAAAGTGCTGAGCGGAAAGCCGTCGCGGATTTTATCCAATCGGTTTTAACGGGAACCGAAAGTTCGTTCACCGCGCTCATCGAAACGATATGCCGCAGTTATCCCGAATCGGGAGAAAAAGCCCGCCTTGAACTGGAACGCTTCAATCCGCAAGTCGTTCTCAACTGCGGCTCTTCCGCGCAGGATCTTGAAATGGGCCGCAGACTCCGCTCGCTCGTCCGCACAAAGCTGAACATCCGCATGGATTTTATCGGTTTTATCCCGAAAGACCCGAACGTTCCCGTCGCCGTTGCGCGGCGTACGCCTTTATACCTTCTGGAACCGCAAAGCCCGTTTTCGATCGGAATCGGCAGAACGGCCGAACGCATGCTTGCATATGAATACGGGGTCAACGACACGTTAGTGCCGGATGAAGAAGACGGCGATCTTGAACAACTGAAATCAGAATACATAGCAGCGGCCCAGGAAACATAA
- a CDS encoding acyltransferase family protein, with protein sequence MENGKSANTEIDPELSKRITALRFLLSTFVVTIHSGALAEMFENYGKGVEVSKFFLSSENFITNHFFICCAVPLFFFFSGYLYFAKRESYGTMLKKRLRSIVLPYFLWIFSSFVLFFIADSAGLTRNHVADKTAAGWLKIFSGFPADEDGTFYPFLIQFWYLRELMLVFVLSPLIKKIIDKWPILYFCATFIFWQSSLPLHSMYGQAFIFFPLGYCAVKYNITAAKIDKLEFRELGIVYGLVIAAQTAEYVLNRHDFQILQALNIILSCLLILKFAGLWVKKEKIFAGLQSLSVYSFWIFAVHTPLTATVVNKLILKFIPAVTPKLLFAIFFLRLIFIVSLSLLSGILCKKLFPSVFSLYTGGRIRRNGKLIA encoded by the coding sequence ATGGAAAACGGTAAATCGGCGAATACGGAAATTGATCCGGAACTGTCAAAAAGAATTACGGCGCTGCGTTTTTTGCTGAGCACATTCGTCGTTACGATTCACAGCGGCGCACTTGCAGAAATGTTTGAAAATTACGGAAAAGGCGTTGAAGTTTCAAAGTTTTTTTTAAGCTCGGAGAATTTCATTACGAATCATTTTTTTATCTGCTGTGCGGTTCCACTGTTTTTCTTTTTTTCGGGATATCTGTATTTTGCCAAACGGGAATCTTACGGGACAATGCTGAAAAAAAGACTGCGCAGTATCGTTCTGCCGTATTTTTTATGGATTTTTTCTTCTTTCGTTTTATTTTTTATAGCCGATTCTGCCGGTCTTACCAGAAACCATGTTGCGGATAAAACCGCTGCCGGCTGGCTGAAAATATTCAGCGGATTCCCTGCGGATGAAGACGGCACTTTTTATCCGTTTCTCATTCAGTTTTGGTATCTGCGCGAATTGATGCTGGTATTCGTTTTATCTCCGCTCATCAAAAAAATTATTGACAAATGGCCTATTCTTTATTTTTGCGCCACGTTTATCTTTTGGCAAAGCAGTCTTCCCCTGCATTCCATGTACGGACAGGCGTTCATATTTTTTCCGCTCGGATACTGCGCAGTCAAATACAACATAACGGCGGCAAAAATCGATAAACTCGAATTCCGAGAATTGGGAATCGTGTACGGATTGGTGATAGCAGCGCAAACGGCAGAATACGTACTTAATCGGCATGATTTTCAGATTCTACAGGCACTTAACATAATTTTAAGCTGCCTGCTGATTTTAAAATTTGCCGGACTTTGGGTAAAAAAGGAAAAAATATTTGCAGGATTACAGTCGCTTTCCGTTTATTCATTCTGGATTTTTGCGGTTCACACACCGCTGACAGCAACCGTTGTGAACAAGTTGATTCTCAAATTCATTCCGGCAGTTACACCGAAACTGCTGTTCGCAATTTTTTTTCTCAGACTCATTTTCATCGTATCGTTAAGTCTGCTAAGCGGAATCCTGTGCAAAAAATTATTTCCGTCCGTATTCAGTCTGTACACCGGAGGCAGAATTCGGCGAAATGGCAAACTCATCGCTTGA
- a CDS encoding helix-turn-helix domain-containing protein — protein sequence MDVYETYAANIKKIRIAKKLNQAELAEKLGLSVKYVSDLETGRSSGSFDTLVNLADALGVEPYELLLPRNQPVNYDSRRTKQLMTRLRTNLNELVDTVENFLKE from the coding sequence ATGGATGTTTATGAAACGTACGCAGCGAATATCAAGAAAATCAGAATTGCAAAGAAACTGAATCAGGCGGAACTTGCTGAAAAACTCGGTCTTTCAGTAAAATACGTAAGTGATTTGGAAACGGGCAGAAGCTCCGGTTCCTTTGATACGCTGGTAAACCTTGCCGATGCACTCGGCGTAGAACCGTACGAGCTGCTTTTGCCGCGGAATCAGCCGGTAAATTACGATAGCCGGCGTACAAAACAGCTTATGACTCGCCTGCGAACCAACCTGAACGAGCTTGTAGACACGGTGGAAAATTTCCTGAAAGAATAG